A region from the Lysobacter antibioticus genome encodes:
- a CDS encoding alpha-L-fucosidase has protein sequence MSFTRRRRSIHRMLHRAALSAALLGALSATCGIAAAARPAADAPAPAVAAPSESQAAFDARMRWWREARFGMFVHWGLYSGAAGRWNGEPIKGSAEWIQRNAHVPTDEYARQMLPLFKPKPGFAREWARLAKDAGAKYLVFTSKHHEGFALHDSAVTRFDAKDAVDRDLVREIVDAARAEGLKVGLYHSVIDWHHPAYPYRDFARLEHPLPHPLEKTTDRDDPGYAQRANLKAYQDFLQAQVRELVEQYGPIDVLWWDYSNPGAEGETWRAAELMTMVRAAQPGIVMNNRLYRSLGYDDPQGSLRWFDRAHGDFTTPEQAIPAQGMAGVDWEACMTMNGTWGYSALDDQWKSTRELVRNLVDTASKGGNFLLNIGPEADGSVPTASATRLEQIGAWLRRNGESVYATQASPLDAVAWGRITAKPDRMYLHVFERPADGRLRLDIDGARRARLLDGGSALTTRREGRQLIVELPKQLPDAIDTVIELLPTES, from the coding sequence ATGTCGTTTACGCGTCGCCGTCGTTCGATTCACCGCATGCTCCATCGGGCGGCGCTCTCGGCTGCCTTGCTCGGCGCCTTGTCGGCGACCTGCGGCATCGCCGCGGCGGCGAGGCCGGCTGCCGACGCTCCCGCACCCGCGGTGGCGGCGCCGAGCGAAAGCCAGGCCGCGTTCGACGCGCGCATGCGCTGGTGGCGCGAGGCACGCTTCGGCATGTTCGTGCACTGGGGCCTGTACTCGGGCGCAGCCGGGCGCTGGAACGGCGAGCCGATCAAGGGCTCGGCCGAATGGATCCAGCGCAATGCGCATGTGCCGACCGACGAGTACGCACGGCAGATGCTGCCGCTGTTCAAGCCGAAGCCCGGCTTCGCCCGCGAATGGGCGAGACTGGCCAAGGACGCCGGCGCGAAGTATCTGGTGTTCACCAGCAAACACCACGAAGGCTTCGCCCTGCACGACAGCGCGGTCACGCGTTTCGATGCGAAAGACGCGGTCGACCGCGACCTGGTCCGCGAGATCGTCGACGCCGCGCGCGCCGAAGGCCTCAAGGTGGGCTTGTATCACTCGGTGATCGACTGGCATCACCCGGCCTATCCGTATCGCGATTTCGCCCGCCTCGAACACCCGCTGCCGCACCCCTTGGAAAAGACCACCGACCGCGACGACCCGGGTTACGCACAGCGCGCGAACCTCAAGGCCTATCAGGATTTCCTGCAGGCGCAGGTGCGCGAGCTGGTCGAGCAGTACGGCCCGATCGACGTGCTGTGGTGGGACTATTCCAATCCCGGCGCGGAAGGCGAGACCTGGCGCGCCGCTGAGTTGATGACGATGGTGCGCGCCGCGCAACCCGGCATCGTCATGAACAACCGCTTGTACCGCTCGCTCGGCTACGACGATCCGCAAGGCAGTCTGCGTTGGTTCGATCGCGCGCACGGCGACTTCACCACCCCCGAACAGGCGATCCCGGCGCAGGGCATGGCCGGCGTCGACTGGGAAGCCTGCATGACCATGAACGGCACCTGGGGCTATAGCGCGCTCGACGACCAGTGGAAATCGACGCGCGAGTTGGTGCGCAACCTCGTCGACACCGCCAGCAAGGGCGGCAACTTCCTGCTCAACATCGGGCCGGAGGCCGACGGCAGCGTGCCCACGGCCAGCGCGACCCGACTCGAACAGATCGGCGCCTGGCTGCGCCGCAACGGCGAATCGGTCTACGCCACCCAGGCCAGCCCGCTCGATGCGGTCGCCTGGGGTCGCATCACCGCGAAACCGGACCGCATGTACCTGCACGTGTTCGAACGGCCGGCCGACGGACGCTTGCGCCTGGATATCGACGGCGCGCGCCGGGCGCGCCTGCTCGATGGCGGCTCGGCGCTGACGACGCGTCGCGAGGGCCGGCAGTTGATCGTCGAGCTGCCCAAGCAGCTGCCCGACGCGATCGACACCGTGATCGAGCTGCTCCCGACGGAATCCTGA
- a CDS encoding FKBP-type peptidyl-prolyl cis-trans isomerase codes for MRHDFLRPTLLAAVLGLAACTPPASGPSKGDAASEGAGTALTAAELESEKARISYIVGRDFARSIEPIRGELDQRIVLRAIRDAQTGAPLLFDEAQSKKIREGFSEHLRNKRDGELKQLAARNLEAGEAFLKKNAKVDGVASTASGLQYQMLRAGKGAHPKASDTVRVNYVGRLLDGSKFESTYDTDHPAEFVLAQVMPGWTEAVQLMTPGSHYRFWIPAKLAYGEQGLPGQIEPNATLAFEIELLEIAGQGAPTQGE; via the coding sequence ATGCGCCACGATTTCCTGCGTCCGACCCTGCTCGCCGCTGTCCTGGGGCTGGCCGCGTGCACGCCGCCCGCGAGCGGCCCGAGCAAGGGCGATGCCGCCAGCGAGGGTGCCGGCACGGCGTTGACCGCGGCCGAGCTCGAGAGCGAAAAGGCCCGTATCAGTTACATCGTCGGCCGCGATTTCGCCCGCAGCATCGAACCGATCCGCGGCGAACTCGATCAGCGCATCGTGCTGCGCGCGATCCGCGACGCCCAGACCGGCGCACCGTTGTTGTTCGACGAGGCGCAGAGCAAGAAGATCCGCGAAGGCTTCAGCGAGCATCTGCGCAACAAGCGCGACGGCGAGCTGAAGCAGCTCGCGGCGCGCAACCTCGAAGCCGGCGAGGCCTTCCTGAAGAAGAACGCGAAAGTCGATGGCGTGGCCAGCACCGCCTCGGGCCTGCAGTACCAGATGCTGCGGGCCGGCAAGGGCGCGCACCCGAAGGCCAGCGACACCGTACGCGTCAACTACGTCGGCCGCTTGCTCGACGGCAGCAAGTTCGAGAGTACCTACGACACTGATCATCCGGCCGAATTCGTCCTTGCCCAGGTCATGCCGGGCTGGACCGAAGCCGTGCAGCTGATGACGCCGGGCAGCCATTACCGCTTCTGGATTCCGGCCAAGCTCGCTTACGGCGAGCAGGGGCTGCCTGGGCAGATCGAACCCAATGCGACCTTGGCGTTCGAGATCGAATTGTTGGAGATCGCAGGGCAAGGGGCGCCGACGCAGGGCGAGTGA
- a CDS encoding DNRLRE domain-containing protein, giving the protein MLKGLPAQGAIASLLIAAVFAPASASQRTLQLSEDDTLSKPVPAPKATPLAKAAALDRVCESGAKWMRLGFKQLNLSGYDSLVLTSNGGDRLVFEGRHWNDRSFHTRALRGDCVDIKPYFSQPDSAFQLDRYEYSTTALELASVVVAGAGDICDTSGTACKGTSDLIVSINPTAVFTAGDNAYDSGTLSEFNNRYAPTWGRFKALTSPSPGNHEYYTSGASGYFDYFNGVGNADGPAGNRSKGYYSWDVGDWHFIALNTMTGGTVSSTQITWLKNDLAANTKPCTAAYFHHPLVSRGSYSGYSQVKPFWDALYAAKADLVLVGHDHNYQRYGKMNPSQGAASDGIRQILIGTGGRAFYDVDGSHASLEASNDNTHGVLKLTLTATGYTGDFVPRAGSSYTDHFTGTCNKGGSPSQSLTLNAVRDVTVKSGGSRDNSSVLFADGSDGGQQLRGLMGWNVSSAAGLNLTAAQVKLQVSDRSTGVYDLYQVTTSWSESNATYSGATLGSKLGSVTPSATGAQYVSLNATGLQLVKNWAAGTVANHGVILVPASGVTDGVDWSSREGSNAPQLLLSYTTP; this is encoded by the coding sequence ATGCTCAAGGGCCTGCCCGCCCAGGGCGCGATCGCCTCGTTGTTGATCGCCGCCGTTTTCGCGCCCGCATCGGCCAGCCAGCGCACGCTGCAGTTGTCCGAGGACGACACCCTCAGCAAGCCGGTGCCGGCGCCCAAGGCCACGCCGCTGGCCAAGGCCGCTGCGCTCGACCGCGTTTGCGAAAGCGGCGCCAAGTGGATGCGCCTGGGGTTCAAGCAGCTCAACCTGAGCGGCTACGACTCGCTGGTGCTGACCAGCAACGGCGGCGACCGCCTGGTATTCGAAGGCCGGCACTGGAACGATCGCAGCTTCCACACCCGCGCCCTGCGCGGCGACTGCGTCGACATCAAGCCCTATTTCAGCCAGCCCGACAGCGCCTTCCAACTCGACCGCTATGAATACAGCACGACGGCGCTGGAACTGGCGAGCGTGGTCGTGGCCGGCGCCGGCGACATCTGCGATACCAGCGGTACGGCCTGCAAGGGCACCTCCGACTTGATCGTCTCGATCAACCCGACCGCGGTCTTCACTGCCGGCGACAACGCTTACGACAGCGGCACCCTGAGCGAGTTCAACAACCGCTACGCGCCGACCTGGGGCCGCTTCAAGGCGCTGACCAGCCCGTCGCCGGGCAACCACGAGTACTACACCAGCGGTGCCAGCGGCTACTTCGATTACTTCAACGGCGTCGGCAACGCCGACGGCCCGGCCGGCAATCGCAGCAAGGGCTATTACAGCTGGGACGTCGGCGACTGGCATTTCATCGCCTTGAACACCATGACCGGCGGCACCGTCTCCTCGACCCAGATCACCTGGCTCAAGAACGATCTCGCCGCCAACACCAAGCCCTGCACCGCGGCGTATTTCCATCACCCGCTGGTGAGCCGCGGCAGCTATAGCGGCTACAGCCAGGTCAAGCCGTTCTGGGATGCGCTGTATGCGGCCAAGGCCGACCTCGTGCTGGTCGGCCACGATCACAACTACCAGCGCTACGGCAAAATGAACCCCAGCCAGGGCGCGGCCAGCGACGGCATCCGCCAGATTCTCATCGGCACCGGCGGTCGCGCCTTCTACGACGTCGACGGCAGCCATGCCTCGCTGGAAGCCAGCAACGACAACACCCATGGCGTGCTCAAGCTGACCCTGACCGCGACCGGCTACACCGGCGATTTCGTGCCGCGCGCGGGCAGCAGCTATACCGATCATTTCACCGGCACCTGCAACAAGGGCGGCAGCCCGTCGCAGTCGCTGACCCTCAATGCGGTGCGCGACGTCACCGTCAAATCCGGCGGCAGCCGCGACAACAGCTCGGTGCTGTTCGCCGACGGCAGCGACGGCGGCCAGCAATTGCGCGGCCTGATGGGCTGGAATGTCAGTAGCGCGGCGGGCCTGAACCTCACTGCGGCGCAGGTGAAGCTGCAGGTCAGCGACCGTTCGACCGGCGTCTACGACTTGTACCAGGTGACGACGAGCTGGAGCGAAAGCAACGCCACCTACAGCGGCGCCACGCTCGGCAGCAAGCTCGGCTCGGTCACCCCGAGCGCGACCGGCGCGCAGTACGTCAGCCTCAATGCCACGGGTCTGCAGTTGGTGAAGAACTGGGCCGCGGGCACGGTCGCCAACCACGGCGTGATCCTGGTGCCGGCCTCCGGCGTCACCGACGGTGTCGACTGGTCATCGCGCGAAGGTTCGAACGCTCCGCAATTGTTGCTGAGCTACACCACGCCCTGA